In Carassius carassius chromosome 27, fCarCar2.1, whole genome shotgun sequence, the sequence CAAAATGAAAGCAAGAAACCATAAAAAGACAAACAAGTACTTTGTGCTGAGATATGAGATGGATATCTGTTCAATTCAAGTGGACAGTCACTGCATGGAACACCTTGGCGTCGCTGCCGCTGTCTCCTTACGCCATGTCACCGACCATCTTCTTGTAATACATGGACTCAAAGATGTCGTTCTCCCCAGGGCAGTTGTAGTGGCATGCGCAGGTCTTGATGAACATCATCTGCTTCTTCATGACTTGGCCATCGGGGCACTTGAACTCCATGGGCAAGGTGGCGGTTCTGTGAGGGGTGCAGCAGCGACCGTCTGTGCAAACGCCGCAGAACTTGGGCCTGTAAGACTTGGTAGTGGTGCAGCCAGAAATCTCAAACTTCATGGGTTTGGAGACACGTGGGGTGCGGATGCACTTCTTCCCTTTCTGTAAAGACAAAGAATGAAAATTTAGCCAGGACGTTCTGTGATATCATCATCATGCGTCAATGTAACCAAGATTGAGCTGCATTGTGATTGGTAAGGGAGGTAAGTTGCTGCTTACCCTGATTTTCTCCTCCAGGTGTGACTCACAAGGTCGGACCATGCAGAGGCGGGACTGCTTCTCAAGACGGCACTCGCGGTTGTCATTGGTGACACGGGTAGAAATTCCCAGTCCACAGGTTTTTGAGCATGCGCTCCATTCTGTGGTCTGAACCAGGCAGTTCTCTCTCATCATGGAGGGATCGGGCCCGTATGTCTCCTCCTCTCTGTAAGCTACAAGACAAGACGAGACGTTACTCAAcacattccttccagcagcattATGTCATCCTACTGTTCATATCATTACATCATCGCACCAGAATTCATTCAAACCAGCATTCCTTACTTAAAACCATTACTGTGTCTGAATCACCACTTTGTCAATTCTGACTCAGGGAACAATCGAGAAAATGCTCACCTGCCAAAGCTGATCCCACAAAGATTTTCTGATTAGGGGAGTCGCACACCCACTCCTCGCAGCACTTTCCTGGGACCTTCACCCTGCGGGGCATAGGGCAGTCAGGGCTGGGGAGCCTGATGTCCATTCCACAGAGGGGCACGCACCCTAGGGCACCGTCCAGACACGTGCACTGGTATTTACAACTGCTCTGAAAGGACTCTCCGCTGCGGTACACCATCCCGCTGAACACGCAAGTGGCACCTTCTCTTGCTGTGGGACAGAGATAGAAGGTGGTTACAACTCTGATTCAACTCAACAACTGTAGATTCAGTGTCTGTATGTCAATGGTCAAGATCCTTACCTGTGCAGACCCCAATACGACGGTTGCTTGGGGAGCCGTAGTCACAGTAAAGGCCTTTGTGGGGGTCGCAAACATCTCGCTCTGTGCAAAGTTCGCCCAGTTGCTTGGCACACACCCGGCAGCACCCACAGGTGTCTGGCACCAGGCTCACACCGGGCGAACACTGGGGTGGTACATCAGGACATTGACATTGTCCACTGCACTCCTGAGCCACAGCCTGAGGAATAAGACACATGCTCTTATAAGACGTTGTACATTTGCtcaacaatgactttaaaaatTGAGTTTTATAAGCTGTTTGTGTCTGGTAAAAGACTGAATTTAGAGTCTGTTCTTGCTAATTCTTAAAAGCCTGGATCTCTAGATGCATTTAAACAGGATAGTGGTCTCTTTCTCATAATAGTGCATTAAAAGGACTTACCCATCCACAGAAAGTCAGGCACAGCAGAGCAATCACCCTTAGATTCATTCCAGAAAACATTATGACCTCTTCTTTCCAATCTcttttacaaaagaaaaatctTCTTTTGGGATCCTACAACGTCTTGCTGCTGTAATGCTGTCTTCTCTTGAGATTTGATCAAGGCGATCTCGTTGTGTAGTTTCTAGTTCCTCCTGATCGTGTCGAGTGAAAGCTAGAGTTTAGCTTCGGTATGGAGTTTAGGCTGAGGCGTGTTGTTTCTCTCTGGAGGACTTGGAGTGTTCTGATTCTCCAGCAGCAGCTGAGCTACCTTTATACACGCTGCGCTGCGGTGGACTGCCTCCACCTCAATGGAACGCTGGATAAACATGGGCATTCCTGGCATTCTTTCCTAGTTTCCTGCCCCCCTCCACTCTCCACTCCCCTCTCCCCCTCCACTAAACCTGCACCCACTGCCATCCTACATTCCTGGGCTGTCACATAGCAAAATAAAAGTACAGTCTTGGCATTACCTTGCATTGCTGTGTTGTAGTCTAAGCAATTTGTCTTAGAAATAATTGTctgcatgttttttatttattttaattttaagatttaataagACTAGATCCTCACCTTCAATGTCTTGTTCTCTAAATTACTATGTGGTGATTGACAGTTTAAGATAACTACACTGTTAATTTATTAATGTCTAATATGCATCAGTTAAAAGACAATTTACCTATAAATGAACATCATTATTTAAGTCTGCTcagtatttactcaccttcatgtcttttccaaattcttttttttttctgagaaatgtAAAAGAAGACATGTAAATATATGATTTTTGTTTggctatacaatgaaagtcagtggcgtcttgtgttgttttggaccccactgactttcttTATAAAAACAGatcttataaattttttttttgtttcacaaaataaataaattcacacagGTTTAGAACACAATGAGAGCAATTTAAATTTCTTGGTGAATTATCCTTTAACGTACAAAAAATGCTAAACATATATGTTGAATATATTTATTCTTAATTCTTTGTgatgtattactattattagacttgcataaaacactttttgcacaTCTTACATAAGTTTTCTTGTGGCACTTGATCTCTGTCTGGATTCTTATggattacatttggttcaataaaaatgaacataactttataaaactgagcGTAACTTTTTAAGAAACGAATTCTGACCTATTGCTTTAATCAGAAAGTTTTTCTGTAATTGCATACTTTCACCTGGCTAATAACGTTTAGTCAGCTGTGTGTTTTACAGTGCAGGTGCGATTCTATTTTGCGCCTTCAGACAGCAGACAGAGCACAGACAGAAAGGCAGCAGGAAAGTGGCTAGACTTTAacgtttgcatattttttttagcaaaaagaaaaaaagaaaaaagaagaaggaTCCCCAGACTCCCTTCCTCACTCTTATGAAAGGGAGCACTGCCTCTTGCCAGCCGGAGAATCGGAAATGAAAAACTCCCAGAGAAGAAACGGGAGGTAAAGGAATGATATCCCCCTGCCAGCAGACATGCTGTTACTACATGCACACTGTCTCAGAGGAAGACTTGCCTTATATGGGAATCTTCACTCTAGGCTCGCTTCCCCCCGCCGCTCATTCTCTTGTCCATACTCTTTCCCTCAAGTCTAGGAAAAAACAGTGTTGCCGGTGTTGAGGATTGTAATGTGCCCCATCTGTCAACGACTTCTCATTCCAGCAGGGCTGAAAGCTGCTGCCACCCCCCTCCACCCCACTTACAGATGAGATTATGATCATCATGATGCTATGGATGCCTACAACAAAATGCTGAtaacaaaaatcttttttaatgttaatatactTACATACAATTTAATATGAAATACAATTGAtcattattcatataatttatttataatttaattttaaatggcaGTTTACTGTGTTCATATGAGCAGAGTCAGTATGAGACTATACAGCAACTGCTGTATTATAACTAAATCGTACATTTGATGAATTCCTACTGTAGCTCatccacattattattatttttcatcagtttaatgatagaaataaatattaattttttctgGTACACATTAAAAGACATTTGCTAAAAATTACATAaggatttaaaaaacaattttgtgGTAAAGTACAGTTTGACTGAATCGAATGGCCCAGCaaagtttttttattgttgtttttttctttctttcttgaacCCTGATGAGGTTATGAAATTGTTGCATGGCTTTTGGAGTCAAAATGAACAGATAAAGGAGTTTACATTAAGAAAATCGAGGCCATTAGCAAAAATCTACACATGATGATCAGGTTTTGTCAGATGAAAGTACATGTTCAATCAGTTTGTCATTTTCTTAACGTACATATTATGTGGTTAATATAAGCATAATATCTTATTGAGTGTCAGTACCAATGTGCTATGCGTGTGTTGGTCCATGCTAATTTTTTTTGTGGCCGAGAAGATGGACTGTGCCCACAGTCTGGTGGCTAAATAAACATTGTGAATTGTGAATAGCTGTGTGTGGCGCAATTCAGGTGTGTGTAAGAATCGCGTTCTTACCTTCGTACTCTGCATTAAGCTCTTTTAGTGCCTGCAGCTACATTCCTGCCTCAATGAAGCACAGATAAATACTTTCAGCTCTGCTAAACTTTAATGTCATGCTTGCTACCTCCCTAGGAGGATGAAGGAGGACTGAAACTTTACCACCAACAGAATATTTCAGAAACAACTTTCTGCCAGCTCTTTGAACAgaaacatatactgtatgtaacccCCCTCAAAGAGTTTATTCAAGCTGGCACACTGCTCCAAAAAGGATTATGGAAAAGCTGGTGATGTCATAAAACAGTGAAAAATGTAACTGTTTAAAGAGTGGGCTGGATAACTGGCGGTTAAAGGTGGCTGTAAATGACGACCCGATTCTAAAACTGGTATTAATGCGACCAGCAAACAGGACTTAATTTGGGCAGCTAAAGACAGTATGCATGTATCAGTCCCTGAGAAATGTCAAAGGTCACTATCTAATGATGTAATGGAAAAGACTCCCGGCTTTAGGGAAATGAAAACCTGTTGACAGAAGTCACTGGGCTGTGTGGTCACATGACTTCATTTCACTTTCTTCCCaagacgtgtagggtcagggttAGGAGGCAGGTGGGTGTTCTGCACATAATTTGGAGCCTGTTTATTGTTCTCTAGACAAAAGTGAACAAAGCTTGAATACTTTAGAGCCATATTCTGGCTGCCAGAAGCAATTTTCCATCGCTAAAAAATTCCAACATCTCATTTTCTTTCTGTCTGGACAGCCCCCAGACCAGTTAATTTGAGTGCTCGGATTACCAATGTTCAACCAAAATATGCCTCTATACAGTACTGGTGTTTTTACCCAAACCAAGTCTTTGTTTTGGACTGGCTCTTTGTCTAGTATAATGTGATAGGTGAAAAGTGATTGGACctgtccaaaaaaaacaaacaaggatGTTTGAAAATTCATGTAAAGAGATCATGTATCAAGATAATTGCACAGAGGGCTGAAAAGATGAGAAAACAGGCCTGCTATGGCTACAGTCTACAGAACTCCACAAATAACCCTGTTGAAAAATCCAGCATATGCTAGTTAGGTTTgtttgctggtttgagctggttaaagctggtcatgagctggtttaagcaggTCATGTGCTGGTGAtaagctggtcctgagcaggagctagttgcttaggACTATGTGaggaccagctcatgaccagctaaGGACCATCTTATACTGTACCTTAAACCCATACCTATTAAATTTCGCTATCCTATCAAATAtagaaactgtatatatatatatatatatatatatatatatatatatatatatatatatatatatatatactaaccaCTCCCATACACAAATGTTCCTATTTAACAGTTGGAAATCCTATGTTGTGGTTTGTTAAGTCACTTCCTGTTCAGAGCTTCCTATGTCTGGCTGGCGAGGTGGTGGTGGTAGAGGGATGCCCTCATTTGCTTGGTTGTTGTGCAGCAGAGGTTTTTGCGGCCACATTCCTGTGGGATTCAGTGGAGCATTCCTCATGGGATTTTCCTGACGTTCCTCGCGCCCATGCATCTCTCACTTCTCCTCTAGTTACATCATCAGCTCTCCTCTCCGCCCATCCTATCTGTGATGATGCCATAGTTGAAGCTTTGTGGTCAATCAACAAATATGACAGCAAATTGTGTACTTTTTGTAAAATTGTATAGAATTCATTAAATATACCTATATTTTATGTGATAGAAAAGCATTTCTCACAAGAGTCTACTATACATTGAGTGAGCTCACATGTGTTGAAGGTTCAAGCTTTGATAAAGTATGCTAACTTTATGTTTATAGAAATGCCAAAAAAAGATCCATATTTTCCAACCTGCCTCATGGTATCTGAACCACAACAATTCACAAATGCTTCTGTGGGATTGACCATATGGAAGGCATAAAATCCAAACTTAACACCCCTGCTGCACAAGTTTTACAGTGTAACATTAATCATAATTCAGGTGACAAGTATATTTTTTTGTCAACAGAATGGGTCTGAACAGTTGCAGAAAAGAACAGTGGAACAGAACAGTGACTGTAACTGTATTGATTTGAATATCGCAAGTATCAGCAGACGCCAAATAACCAACCATCATAAATTAGGGTAATTGATTATTACATGAGTACATCTCAGTTTGCATATTTGATTGCTTCTGCTTGTTCAAACTGCAGAGGGatttaatgtatacataaattagGAAATTAAGAAAGATTATTTGACCCACCCCATCTAAAGCGACTGACTCTATAATTGGCTTCTGGCTGGCCGTTAAAAGAATGTTCCGCACTTTGAAACTTCAAACTGACCCTCCCTCAGCCTCAGTTTAAATACCACATGTGGCAGACACCGCAAACGTAGTTAATGGTGGTTACGGGCTGCAGTTTGGGCCCTTTGAAATGGTGCGGCTGGGTCAGACTGCATTGATTCAAAGTCCAGACTGGCCCGAGCCAACCGTACAACATCACATGTCTAGAAGCAAAAACCCACACTGCTCATTAGATCATTTAGGGTAGTCTGAGAGCAAAAAATGTAGAAATTGGGTCCCTCGGAAAGGGTTGCTTGATTTATGAGACAAGTAAAGGGGCACGATGGGGTGGGTGGGTTGTGGAAAAGGCTATCAAGGAttgagtgttttgttttgtttgaaactTAAAGGATGGAATGTGGTGGGAAACAGTGGTTGATTTGTTGAAAGGTTTGATCTGAGTGAGGAAGCTGGAATATGTGCAAACCAGTTAAGTTTCATCCGTGCCACAAGCCCATTTTTGAAGGTGTCTACTGTTACCAGCATCTAAGTGAAGCATTGGGTTTAGGTCAGAACTTGAGAAACTCTTTTTCATAGCTTGGATAACAGTACCCAATAAACTTAAAAGTGGCAACTAAGCTCTTGTTTCTAGAGGTCTTACACTATAGTAACCATCTGTTTGTGTTTAGTTCAGTTTTACTCAGCAGTGTTGAGGCTTCGGGACGCTAGTACACTATGAACTTAACTGCATTGAGTAGTTCAGCTGTTTTCAaaattttgtacatcatttaaTATGTCTGTTTCAAAAGACAATGACACCTCATAGCTTCAGCCTAGTTACAGTAGTTTAACTACTTTTGGCTATGGTGATAAATGTGAGTTCTTGGAAGAAATATGATCATGGTCAGTAAACATCTAAGGTATTTTTCAAGCTAAAACAGAACAACTAAGGGAGAGTTGTGGTCTTCTTTGTGTTCTTGTATGATTTACAGCAGAGGGAAAGTCTCCACAGTAACAGTGATAAACCAGTGCAATGCTGTGCTGTCCACCAATCACACTGAGTGATATTCCATACGGCCGCCTGACTGACTTTACTTAGTTTATTGAGTCCTCTCTTCTCCTGGAATTCAGGTCGTGGTTTTAATGCTGTCACGACAAAGAACAATGATCCAAATATAGGCATCTGAACAGCCCATTCCCCTAGACATACACCAACATTAGCTACTATTTTACCAGACAACGCCAAGGTATGCATCTCCTCTGCCCCCACAGAGCAGTTAGTAGAACCTTCTATAGATGTGGCTTCATATTTTCAATCTCTCAGAGAGATCGGCTGTTTGCAGAAGCCTCGGCAAACCTCATGCAAATAGGATGGCTTTGTCCTATGGCGTCTGAAGCCGTGTGTATTTAGACACCCATAATGAAAGACGCTTTTACAAGAAGATAAGTTAGTACCAGTGGACTCTATACATTTATAGGCTGTTTCCCAGTCTTTGCTCTTATGGTCTTCTAAATTGGACAGTAATTGGCTGTTTATGGAAAGTAAGAGACGTATTGTATAAGTATAGGTAAATTAcacataaaattattaatttgtatcTAACTTCAGGAAAGACTATGGCATTCTTTATTTAAACTCAGTGGATAAAAAGTATATCTGCTGTAATAACgcttaaatgtaatattgatttttttatttttttattttaatattgtgaaatattattatgatttttaagtaggaaatatattttatatgttatattttataatattttaaaatgtaatttatttctttgatggcaaagctgtattttcagcagccattactccagattTCCATTACTCCCGATTCTTCATAAatatttctaatatgctgatttaccactcagaaaacatttctaattaaaagttttgtacaaaaaataaaaaataagttatatatatatttttgtatctaGTGCAATGATTCTGGTAAGTCATTAGGTTCACTGCAGTACATAGAGTATTTGCTGTCCGTTCTCTCTGTAAGCTGTTATATAATTGCTCTTTGTGGATCTTCATTTAGATGTGTAATGTTGGCCTTCTAGAGTGTGTTCAGAGAGCGAAGGGTGGATGTCTGTGGCAGGAGCCATGAAAAGCTCTGATTCATGTGACCAGTACAGGACAGAGTTTCAGTGCCAACACAAGCAGAACAGGAATGTTACTCCAAAACAGGGCAAAAATAGTAGACGGgtgacacacaacacacacaaaaacacacatctcTTAGCCACCAACTCAGGTCTGATGCATCCATACCTGacagttaaaataataaacaatgaaGGTCAATAACATGTGGCATAACACAACCACATCAGTCAAAAAGAACATGCCAAACAGCTAAGTTAGCAACACATCACAGCCTATTAAACACAGCATATACAAACTCACACATAGTGTTTTAAAGTCTCTTTGCCCAAAATGGAGATTAGCAAAACAGCACAGTCACACAGGTAATGGTAACATGGCAAATGAGGAGTAATTTCCAGTATTATCCCCACTCATAATCAAGCAGAAAGTCTGAATAACAGAAATGTTATGAGTCAGAGCAGTGCAGAGGTGAGGTTAGGAAAGAGTGAAAGTGTCTGCCCATTCGGTGAGGAATCTATCACTGCTAGCTTACTGTCCGCTAATCCTCACAAACATGACTGCTTAAATGCGCCTCGCCCTGTCGTTCAACACAGGGGCCTGTCTTCAACAGCATTTTCCTGATGATTCATGGCTCAACTGCAACATTCAGCAGTTTGTGTAAAGGAATGTTCCGGGTTCAACACAAGTTAATGTCTATCCACACATGCTAAATGCTAGCTATCTTAATTATTATACAAACAAGTGTTTTAAGCCAAgcgcaaaataaaaaaagtgccaGAATGTAGCGTGTGCTTGATGTTGAAAGTTTTAGTACACTTAAGCCATATTTAATGGCTTTGCATTATTTAACAAAATGagttttggttgttgttgttaattatattgtaataaaatgtatagttatacaatttatataaacTTTTATAGTTATAAACTATGAAATCTATActtaaaaaaacagttatttattatttattattatttaaaggcgTAATGGTGTTTCATGGTACTGTACTGTATCATTCTTTCCAGATAATTCCACCcctgctgaaaaaactaaatatttgtaatggttttactggttataatgggacttgacttagaatttgttttaatgaaaactTTAGTGGACTACTGGGTTCCTACTGGTAACTGTTTGGCTTCTGTTGGTTTTTTGTCAAAACCACTAAATTCTAATGGAATATGTCCCAACACACACTACAGGAAACAATTTTTCAATGGTTTTAACGGTTAAAAAttgatggtttgtaatgtttgtaaagATGTTTATAGTGGAAACCATTAGAATTTCTGCAATGGTttctattgttgttgtttttttagcaaggatgtaAATAGCACATCTACTGTATAGCATCATGTTCCCTTACATGATATCCCTTTTAGTATTGTATCCAATGAAATTTAGCTGGTTTACTGGCTTTAAACTGTCATAGCACAAGTTGAAAGCCTGAGCGCATACAACTTTGTTAAAACAATTCTCGTGGCTTTCAAGATAGTgagatgtaaatatattaaaagcaCAACTACTGTTACATCTGATTTGTCAGTTTTGAAATCTAAGATGTGTTTCTCATAATTATTAGTGCACTCGATTATTCAGAGCTAGGtttttttctgtcctgttttatcAATATTGATGCAATAAAATGCCTAAAGGTTCTGTGGTTAACTTTTTATtcacagatcagatcagatctttattttaaaataaatctttattttagcAGCATTGCTTGTGGTGAATCCCTCATTGGAAAGGCATCTTATTCAGCTTGGGCCATCTTTGTGCCTAACTTTCCCTTAAAAGGCAATTCATGTGGGTTCATGGGCAGGATTGCTTCCATGGCCTAGATTACTTTTCTGTACAAAAGAAGACACACAGTGTTATCCGTTCATGATATTACAGAATGTTGAATACGAAGGTGACGTCAAGAGTTAACAACATGAAAAAGCATTTGCAGTTGTCTTTGTGATGACTCAGACCAAGATCATTATGCTTGCTGCTATAGCTTGCAACTCATGTTTGTGGAAAAAATCTTAAAGCAGGCAAAAGAGGTGCCCCAAAGAAAGAGACGTTTTCCAGACAGCTGTCGAGTCTTGACCTACTAACAACTCGTCCAATCTTGCACGCTACCCTGCCAGATGTCAATCCTACAGTCTCTGTTTTCTTTCAGTGTCTTCAGTCTTGCATGCCATCTTCAGACATTAAGTTGCAGAGTAGGTCACGACCGTTCAGTCTTCTGGGCTCCAAAAAATAacccttttcctctctctctttctttcacgtTCTTCAATTTGCCCAGGTGTTAACTTCATTTGGCATTCAATGGACTGCATGAAAATAAGAGAGACGGAAACTTGACTTcctttcatttatttctgtaatttgcCTCATTCGTTTAGAAGCGAGGAAGCCGTGTAGCCAAACAGTCATTATTCGTTTTTCATAAGCCGACATCGGTTGTTTGCTTTTGGGTGATTTAACAGGAATaccattttctctttctttctcgttGTAATTTGGCAAGTACTCCTAACTGATTTCCTGAAAACGCTTTGAGTACTGTTGGTTGAATCTACCTATTTTGTTTCATTATGTGCCAAggtaaatgtttcatttataggCAGTGTGACTTAACTGTTTGTCTTTACCATTTTTTCCAAAACAGGTGTTTCATAGCGTGATACGCTGCTATCCTTCCAAATTTGACTGCTCCTAATCCAAAGATATCAAAGGAAACTGGtatgttatttttttccccaattaatatttagttcaaAACATTGCATTCACCTAGTAAATTCATGTGGCTTTGCCTTTCCTGAAGGAGCTGTCAGAGTCTGACAGCCTAAAAAGGCCTACAGGTGTTACGGCTTATTTACTTAATGGTCACAGTTAGACTTTGAATAACATTCACTTCTCACTTCAAATACATTCAGGTATGTTAACAGTAAAGAAATTAGGTGTTTTTTTACACCTTCAGATTATATTAGAATTTATGAATTatattagaattagaatttacaTTCAGACAATTTGAagctctttatttctttattttaaatgggaaataacaacaataatatgtGGAGTATTAAAATATGACAGAAAACAAGCTCATTCTTCAGTTGATTTAATTATTTCtgcatatatttttaatgatttgaaaaatgtttaCCATTTAGAGTCAACTGTCCTAATTAGATAATCTCTCTTTTGGGCTTCAGGGATGTGTGCGCTCATATCAAACAGCTAGACTCTGTAATTGAGGCTTTGCTTTTTATTAGGAAGCGTTATTATGCCATAAAGATACATTTGTAGAGGATATAGTTAACGAGAATGGCTGTGTAAACAACCCTTAATGTCATTGTTCATAAAGCACATCATGTTTATTTTCAGTAATGGAAGCACTAGCAACT encodes:
- the LOC132106848 gene encoding CCN family member 2-like — its product is MFSGMNLRVIALLCLTFCGWAVAQECSGQCQCPDVPPQCSPGVSLVPDTCGCCRVCAKQLGELCTERDVCDPHKGLYCDYGSPSNRRIGVCTAREGATCVFSGMVYRSGESFQSSCKYQCTCLDGALGCVPLCGMDIRLPSPDCPMPRRVKVPGKCCEEWVCDSPNQKIFVGSALAAYREEETYGPDPSMMRENCLVQTTEWSACSKTCGLGISTRVTNDNRECRLEKQSRLCMVRPCESHLEEKIRKGKKCIRTPRVSKPMKFEISGCTTTKSYRPKFCGVCTDGRCCTPHRTATLPMEFKCPDGQVMKKQMMFIKTCACHYNCPGENDIFESMYYKKMVGDMA